The Mesorhizobium loti genome includes a region encoding these proteins:
- a CDS encoding NAD kinase, with the protein MSKAASSIAFVSSDTADAKTALESLSARYGQSSVEDAGIVVALGGDGFLLQTLRDTMGTGKKVYGMNRGTIGFLMNEYRSGGLTERLAAAVAETIRPLEMLAVTSEGETVSALAINEVALWRQSYQTAKIRITVDEQVRLEELSCDGVMIATPAGSTAYNLSAHGPILPLDAPLLALTPVSPFRPRRWRGALLSNKATVRFDILEPEKRPVNAAADHTEVKAVTSVTVRESPTATATLLFDPNHSWNERILAEQFRY; encoded by the coding sequence ATGAGCAAAGCCGCCAGCAGCATCGCCTTCGTCTCGTCCGACACCGCTGACGCCAAGACGGCGCTCGAAAGCCTGTCGGCGCGCTATGGCCAGTCCTCCGTCGAGGATGCCGGAATCGTCGTCGCGCTCGGCGGCGACGGCTTCCTGCTGCAGACCCTGCGCGACACGATGGGGACCGGCAAGAAGGTGTACGGCATGAACCGTGGCACCATCGGTTTCCTGATGAACGAATACCGGTCCGGTGGCCTCACCGAGCGTCTCGCGGCCGCCGTCGCCGAAACGATCCGCCCGCTGGAGATGCTGGCCGTCACCTCGGAAGGCGAAACGGTTTCGGCGCTGGCGATCAACGAGGTGGCGCTGTGGCGCCAATCCTATCAGACGGCCAAGATCCGCATCACCGTCGACGAGCAGGTCCGGCTCGAGGAACTGAGCTGCGACGGTGTGATGATCGCGACGCCTGCCGGGTCCACCGCCTACAATCTTTCGGCGCACGGGCCGATCCTGCCGCTCGATGCGCCACTGCTGGCGCTGACCCCGGTCAGCCCTTTTCGCCCACGCCGCTGGCGCGGCGCGCTGCTCTCCAACAAGGCGACCGTGCGCTTCGACATTCTCGAGCCGGAAAAGCGGCCGGTGAACGCCGCCGCCGACCATACCGAGGTCAAGGCGGTGACCTCGGTGACGGTCAGGGAATCACCAACGGCGACAGCAACGTTGCTGTTCGATCCCAATCATTCCTGGAACGAGCGCATTCTCGCCGAGCAGTTCCGCTATTGA
- a CDS encoding DEAD/DEAH box helicase: MSSDTTTAQEALTFADLGLSPKVLSAVTDAGYTQPTPIQAGAIPHALLGKDILGIAQTGTGKTASFVLPMLTRLENGRARARMPRTLILEPTRELAAQVEENFIRYGKNHKLNIALLIGGVSFDEQNKKLERGVDVLIATPGRLLDHRERGKLLLNGVEILVIDEADRMLDMGFIPDIERICEMIPFTRQTLFFSATMPPEITKLTEKFLHAPVRVEVSKAASAATNIIQRLVKSGSKPWDKRETLRNLIKAEDAELKNAIIFCNRKVEVSELFRSLLKYDFDAGALHGDMDQRARMQMLANFRDGKLRYLVASDVAARGLDIPDVSHVFNYDVPIHAEDYVHRIGRTGRAGRSGKSFTIATKSDTKYIDAIERLIGNKIEWHDGDLSTVVASEGGEDDAPRRGKGAPRRAGRKDDDRKDRGERKPRGERHAKPSEDAAPATVRAEQPEVAETAVADIGERRSRKEAIRSENTERKSSDRNEQRAPERGDTRPQRDSNRPARQRHQEDNDSTVGFGDDMPAFMRIVAKV, translated from the coding sequence TTGTCCTCAGACACCACGACCGCTCAAGAAGCGTTGACCTTCGCAGACCTCGGCCTGTCGCCGAAGGTCCTTTCCGCAGTCACCGACGCCGGCTACACCCAGCCGACGCCGATCCAGGCTGGTGCGATCCCGCACGCCTTGCTCGGCAAGGATATTCTGGGCATCGCCCAGACGGGCACCGGCAAGACGGCTTCCTTCGTGCTGCCGATGCTGACCCGCCTCGAAAACGGCCGGGCCCGCGCCCGTATGCCGCGCACGCTGATCCTGGAGCCGACGCGCGAGCTCGCCGCACAGGTCGAAGAGAATTTCATCCGATACGGCAAGAACCACAAGCTCAACATCGCGCTTTTGATCGGCGGTGTCTCCTTCGACGAACAGAACAAGAAGCTGGAGCGCGGCGTCGACGTGCTGATCGCGACGCCCGGCCGCCTGCTCGACCACCGTGAACGCGGCAAGCTGTTGCTCAACGGCGTCGAGATCCTCGTCATCGACGAAGCGGACCGCATGCTCGATATGGGCTTCATTCCCGACATCGAGCGCATCTGCGAGATGATCCCGTTCACCAGGCAGACGCTGTTCTTCTCGGCGACGATGCCGCCGGAGATCACCAAGCTCACCGAAAAGTTCCTGCATGCGCCGGTGCGCGTCGAGGTCTCGAAGGCCGCGTCCGCCGCGACCAACATCATCCAGCGCCTGGTCAAGTCCGGTTCCAAGCCATGGGACAAGCGCGAGACGCTGCGCAACCTGATCAAGGCCGAAGACGCAGAGCTGAAGAACGCCATCATCTTCTGCAACCGCAAGGTCGAAGTGTCGGAGCTGTTCCGGTCGCTGCTGAAGTATGATTTCGACGCCGGTGCGTTGCATGGCGACATGGACCAGCGCGCGCGCATGCAGATGCTGGCCAATTTCCGCGACGGCAAGCTGCGTTACCTCGTCGCTTCCGACGTCGCCGCGCGCGGCCTCGACATCCCCGATGTCAGCCACGTCTTCAACTACGACGTGCCGATCCATGCCGAGGACTATGTCCACCGCATCGGCCGTACCGGCCGCGCCGGGCGCTCTGGAAAATCCTTCACCATCGCGACCAAGTCGGACACCAAGTATATCGATGCCATCGAGCGGCTGATCGGCAACAAGATCGAATGGCATGACGGTGACCTGTCGACAGTGGTTGCCAGCGAAGGCGGCGAGGACGATGCTCCGCGCCGTGGCAAGGGCGCGCCGCGCCGTGCCGGCCGCAAGGACGATGATCGCAAGGACAGGGGCGAGCGCAAACCGCGCGGCGAACGCCACGCGAAGCCAAGCGAAGATGCGGCACCGGCAACGGTACGCGCGGAGCAGCCTGAAGTGGCCGAGACCGCGGTCGCCGATATCGGCGAACGGCGCTCGCGCAAGGAAGCGATCCGTTCGGAAAACACCGAGCGCAAATCATCCGATCGCAACGAGCAGCGCGCACCGGAGCGCGGCGACACCAGGCCGCAGCGCGACAGCAACCGCCCTGCCCGCCAACGCCACCAGGAAGATAACGATTCCACCGTCGGCTTCGGCGATGACATGCCGGCC